A single window of Alistipes sp. ZOR0009 DNA harbors:
- a CDS encoding biosynthetic peptidoglycan transglycosylase, which produces MELKNLPWPKIKKIALWIGLGLVVLGIVLFALRTPIMKYMVSNKVRSFNEKHNADVKVINPHFTGILTLNFDEIVIKPIDNDTLINIDNLSIKINPLRLLMARLSITNLKADNININVLRDSTGNNYTFLYKSVNKEEPSSTSSSSYERRVSRLMDLFFDILPSDIHIKKFDFLINTRGHKVYATVPKFDISSGIIDLNTLVTENDSTTNYKIVGDINTWINKAYVKVYAANAPSATIPFISYKFNAKVSFDTLAFGIDNSGYSHGKYQLEGNAMFDGLKVQHRKIAMQEVNLDKGSLNYVVNFGKDFVELDSATVINFNKLTFSPYAKYRSKPNRFVALSLNKDFFPAQDLFSSLPEGIFSTVRGLEVNGELAYHLKFEADWNNLKDLVFESELRSQNFSIKKYGDVVYPYINGPFQYTFYDNGVPSRTFPVGEDNPNFRRLDQIPPVLQYAVMFSEDGNFFGHRGFLIDAFRASLIRNIQAGRFARGGSTITMQLVKNIYLSRNKTIARKLEEALITWLIERQHLVSKQRMLEIYLNIIEWGPGVFGANEAAEFYFNKDVSRLTTSEAIFMASIIPRPKKFFYSFSDSGSLRHNMAGYYRLIASKMLRKGIISQEEFDMIVPNVRLDGMAKAYLREPLINLSDTLLLREDEEEMPVEDTPPATQTN; this is translated from the coding sequence ATGGAATTAAAGAATCTGCCTTGGCCAAAGATCAAGAAAATAGCACTTTGGATTGGCCTCGGATTAGTTGTTTTAGGGATCGTGCTTTTTGCACTGCGCACGCCCATAATGAAGTACATGGTATCTAACAAGGTTCGCTCGTTTAACGAGAAACATAATGCAGATGTCAAGGTCATCAACCCCCACTTTACAGGGATACTTACCCTAAACTTTGATGAGATTGTAATTAAGCCTATTGACAACGATACGCTTATCAACATCGACAACCTATCCATTAAGATAAATCCGCTCAGGTTGCTTATGGCCCGCCTTAGCATTACCAACCTAAAGGCCGACAACATCAACATAAACGTACTAAGAGATAGCACAGGGAATAACTACACGTTCCTCTACAAGTCGGTAAATAAGGAGGAGCCCTCCTCTACGTCTAGTTCGAGCTACGAACGTCGTGTTTCTAGACTTATGGATCTGTTCTTCGATATCCTTCCTAGTGATATCCACATTAAAAAGTTCGACTTTTTGATTAATACTAGGGGGCACAAGGTATACGCCACCGTTCCAAAGTTTGATATCAGCAGCGGTATTATCGACTTAAACACGCTGGTTACCGAGAATGACTCCACCACCAACTACAAAATTGTTGGAGACATTAATACTTGGATAAATAAGGCCTACGTCAAGGTATATGCAGCCAACGCGCCATCAGCGACCATACCTTTTATTAGCTACAAGTTCAATGCAAAGGTCTCTTTTGATACGTTAGCCTTTGGGATTGATAACTCTGGCTATTCGCACGGCAAGTACCAGCTCGAAGGTAATGCCATGTTTGACGGGCTGAAAGTACAGCATAGAAAAATTGCGATGCAGGAGGTTAACCTAGACAAAGGAAGCTTAAACTACGTCGTTAATTTTGGAAAAGATTTTGTAGAGTTAGACAGTGCAACCGTTATCAACTTTAACAAGCTAACCTTTAGCCCATACGCCAAGTACCGCTCAAAGCCAAATCGCTTTGTAGCGCTATCCTTAAACAAGGATTTCTTCCCTGCCCAAGACCTTTTCAGCTCGCTTCCCGAAGGTATCTTCTCTACAGTTAGGGGGCTAGAGGTAAATGGAGAGCTGGCCTACCACCTAAAATTCGAGGCAGACTGGAACAACCTAAAAGACTTGGTTTTCGAGTCAGAGCTTCGATCTCAAAACTTTAGTATTAAAAAGTATGGCGATGTAGTTTACCCCTACATCAACGGGCCATTCCAGTATACCTTCTACGACAACGGCGTACCTTCTCGTACATTCCCTGTGGGAGAAGACAACCCCAACTTTCGCAGGTTAGACCAAATTCCTCCTGTACTCCAATACGCCGTAATGTTTTCCGAAGATGGCAACTTCTTTGGTCACCGAGGTTTCCTAATCGACGCATTCCGCGCGTCGCTAATTCGAAACATTCAGGCCGGAAGATTTGCCAGAGGAGGTAGCACCATTACCATGCAGCTGGTAAAAAACATATACCTATCACGAAATAAAACCATAGCACGTAAGCTGGAGGAGGCGCTTATCACCTGGCTAATAGAAAGGCAGCACCTCGTTTCTAAGCAGCGTATGCTAGAAATATACCTTAATATAATAGAATGGGGCCCCGGAGTATTTGGAGCCAACGAGGCTGCTGAATTCTACTTCAACAAGGATGTCAGCCGACTTACCACCTCGGAGGCCATATTTATGGCAAGCATTATTCCCCGACCCAAGAAATTCTTCTACAGCTTTAGCGATAGCGGTTCGCTGCGCCACAACATGGCAGGCTACTACCGATTAATCGCCAGCAAAATGCTTCGTAAGGGAATCATCTCTCAGGAAGAATTTGACATGATCGTTCCTAACGTACGCCTCGACGGAATGGCCAAAGCCTACCTACGAGAGCCTCTCATCAACCTATCCGACACCCTACTTCTACGCGAAGACGAAGAGGAAATGCCAGTAGAGGATACACCACCCGCAACTCAAACCAATTAG
- a CDS encoding L-threonylcarbamoyladenylate synthase, producing the protein MAYLGTDIESLKVAAEAIKAGKLVSFPTETVYGLGADAFNAGAVARIFQEKERPSFDPLIVHISHIDQLSRLTRSITPVVLRLAEAFWPGPLTLVLPKQPEVHDIVTSGLDTVAIRMPNHLVALQLITLSGTAIAAPSANKFGQLSPTHHKHVTKQLKGVEYVIEGGSTTVGIESSVVSVDEMKIQILRPGAVTAADIKKVIPEVEVVDFTKPVDNHLPSPGLLNSHYSPKKPLYISNNLDLFAGKKYGYIAFSGDGEMSGPAKVFVLSAKGDFAEAATNLFRALHYFEEEEVDFIVAEPIAEQGIGVAIMDRLKKAAFQYLKD; encoded by the coding sequence ATGGCATATCTAGGAACAGATATAGAGTCGTTGAAAGTTGCGGCAGAAGCTATAAAGGCCGGAAAGCTAGTCTCTTTCCCCACTGAGACGGTATATGGCTTAGGGGCTGATGCTTTCAATGCAGGTGCAGTGGCTCGCATTTTTCAGGAAAAGGAGCGGCCTTCTTTTGATCCGCTAATTGTTCATATTTCGCATATTGATCAGCTATCACGATTGACTCGTAGCATAACGCCAGTTGTTCTACGATTAGCGGAGGCCTTTTGGCCAGGACCACTTACGCTAGTTTTGCCAAAACAGCCCGAGGTGCACGATATTGTAACATCAGGACTTGATACTGTTGCTATTCGTATGCCCAACCATCTGGTGGCTTTGCAGCTAATTACGCTCTCGGGTACAGCAATAGCAGCACCTAGCGCAAATAAATTTGGACAGCTTAGCCCCACACATCATAAGCATGTTACCAAGCAGCTTAAAGGCGTTGAATATGTCATTGAAGGTGGAAGCACTACGGTTGGCATAGAGTCGTCTGTAGTGTCGGTGGATGAAATGAAAATTCAAATACTTCGTCCGGGGGCTGTTACTGCTGCCGATATAAAGAAGGTTATTCCAGAAGTAGAGGTTGTCGATTTTACGAAACCTGTAGATAACCATTTGCCTTCGCCAGGGTTGCTGAATAGCCACTATAGCCCTAAAAAACCGCTATATATTTCAAATAACCTTGATCTTTTTGCAGGGAAAAAGTATGGCTATATCGCTTTTTCTGGAGATGGAGAGATGTCTGGGCCTGCAAAAGTTTTTGTGCTATCGGCAAAGGGCGATTTTGCAGAGGCTGCAACCAACCTTTTTAGAGCTCTTCACTACTTTGAAGAGGAGGAGGTTGACTTTATCGTGGCAGAGCCTATTGCCGAGCAAGGTATTGGAGTTGCCATTATGGATAGGCTTAAAAAGGC
- a CDS encoding NAD(P)/FAD-dependent oxidoreductase, translated as MKDYDIAIVGGGAAGLIAAWAAAREGAKVIVLEKMEKTARKVRISGKGRCNITNAERYDEFLSKINTNPAFFRWAFSSFQPNDIIELLEKYGVRTVTERGNRVFPESGKAWDVATAILDAASEAGADVHIFKEVTKIGVTDNKIKSIEFRDTENGNQAVITVKAVILATGGLSYPRTGSTGDGYGMLEKLNHHIITPLPSLVPLKVKQFEFAKLQALQLRNVEVSLEVEGTAVGTEFGEMEFLDNGIGGSTVIRLSRKASEALHKGQNVALAINLKPALTPEQLVDRIKRDVRSGEFTTAESLMMGLLPRKLVKPFAAFHKIGLKKEVADYTDADISKLARTLQSTRLNVGETAGFDGAIVTMGGLSLKHIDAKTLQSKKVQGLFVAGELLDLDGPTGGYNLQIAFSTGYLAGKSAAKQVKE; from the coding sequence ATGAAAGACTACGACATAGCCATCGTTGGTGGCGGAGCCGCCGGACTAATTGCAGCTTGGGCTGCTGCTCGCGAAGGAGCAAAAGTTATTGTGCTCGAAAAAATGGAAAAAACGGCCCGCAAAGTACGCATCAGCGGAAAAGGGCGATGCAACATAACCAATGCCGAACGCTACGACGAATTCCTATCAAAAATAAATACCAACCCTGCTTTTTTCCGCTGGGCATTTAGCAGCTTTCAGCCAAACGACATAATCGAGCTGCTCGAAAAGTACGGCGTACGCACGGTTACCGAACGTGGTAACCGCGTATTCCCCGAAAGCGGCAAAGCGTGGGATGTGGCAACCGCCATTCTTGATGCAGCCTCCGAGGCTGGTGCCGACGTGCACATTTTTAAGGAGGTTACAAAAATTGGCGTTACCGACAATAAAATTAAATCCATCGAATTTAGGGATACCGAAAACGGGAACCAAGCCGTTATAACCGTTAAGGCTGTTATTTTGGCTACGGGTGGGCTATCCTACCCCCGCACAGGATCTACAGGAGACGGTTATGGGATGCTCGAAAAGCTAAACCACCATATAATCACCCCACTCCCATCCCTAGTCCCTCTAAAAGTTAAGCAGTTCGAATTTGCGAAGCTACAGGCGCTACAGCTTCGCAACGTCGAGGTTTCTCTCGAAGTAGAAGGAACGGCTGTAGGTACCGAATTTGGAGAAATGGAGTTTTTAGACAACGGGATTGGTGGATCAACCGTAATTCGCCTAAGCCGCAAAGCCTCAGAAGCGCTACACAAGGGACAAAACGTGGCCTTAGCCATCAACCTAAAACCGGCGCTTACCCCAGAGCAGCTGGTTGATCGCATAAAGCGCGACGTTCGCTCGGGTGAATTTACAACAGCCGAAAGCCTAATGATGGGATTACTCCCCCGAAAGCTGGTTAAGCCATTTGCCGCCTTCCACAAAATAGGACTTAAAAAGGAGGTAGCCGACTATACCGATGCCGATATCAGCAAGCTTGCACGCACCCTACAAAGCACCCGCCTAAATGTTGGCGAAACGGCCGGATTTGATGGCGCTATCGTAACGATGGGCGGCCTATCGCTAAAGCACATCGATGCCAAAACGCTACAATCAAAAAAGGTACAAGGCCTATTTGTTGCCGGCGAGCTGCTCGACCTTGATGGACCTACCGGAGGTTACAACCTGCAGATAGCATTCTCAACAGGCTACCTTGCCGGTAAAAGTGCCGCAAAGCAAGTAAAGGAGTAA
- a CDS encoding acetyl-CoA carboxylase biotin carboxyl carrier protein subunit: MLDVVKEAPAVVAGAPAAAGAAPVSNKAGKPIESPMPGKILQILVKPGETIKSGQTIVVLEAMKMENSIPATFDGIVNNIFVEEGQTVPADAKLIDVI; encoded by the coding sequence ATTCTAGACGTAGTTAAGGAAGCTCCTGCTGTTGTAGCTGGTGCACCTGCTGCTGCTGGCGCTGCTCCTGTATCTAACAAGGCAGGTAAGCCAATCGAATCTCCAATGCCAGGAAAGATTCTTCAAATCCTAGTTAAGCCAGGAGAAACCATCAAGAGCGGACAAACTATCGTAGTTCTTGAGGCTATGAAGATGGAAAACAGCATTCCTGCTACCTTCGACGGTATTGTAAACAATATCTTCGTAGAAGAAGGACAAACTGTTCCTGCTGATGCTAAGCTTATCGATGTAATCTAA